A single Anopheles arabiensis isolate DONGOLA chromosome 2, AaraD3, whole genome shotgun sequence DNA region contains:
- the LOC120896666 gene encoding uncharacterized protein LOC120896666 isoform X2 → MSSATLANFSITQRGRPLLVHEGYSYIDNLGSGSIDSMIFVSLPLKNKIVRKIYHNGFYYCRSKCIYGTTYWVCDRAKQDNCRSRITTFDDKRTYKVTNPVHNHNHCLRNSFSVSHDDR, encoded by the exons ATGAGCAGTGCAACGTTGGCTAACTTTAGCATAACGCAGCGTGGCCGTCCGCTGCTGGTGCACGAAGGCTACAGCTACATAG ATAATCTTGGAAGTGGTTCGATCGATTCGATGATTTTCGTAAGCTTGCCCTTGAAAAACAAGATCGTACGGAAAATATACCACAACGGGTTCTACTACTGTCGCAGCAAGTGCATCTACGGTACGACCTACTGGGTGTGCGATCGGGCGAAACAGGACAATTGCCGGAGCCGTATCACGACGTTCGATGATAAGCGTACCTATAAGGTTACCAATCCCGTgcacaatcacaaccattGCCTGCGAAACAGCTTCTCTGTATCACAC GATGATCGATAA
- the LOC120896665 gene encoding uncharacterized protein LOC120896665 produces MWSMGESYSLYPESSAGAGGEGEEQGQELERIGGQFHAGSMFSFGVSQRGAKKLIYDRYEYIKDREFPLSTNWRCALFKRYNCRARAITKVATMRPFSVLRDEGTRCCCTVGIVTCARNRRATFRTGSARCIPSITARRVPSRASAMDGK; encoded by the exons ATGTGGT CAATGGGCGAATCCTATTCACTTTATCCCGAAAGCAGCGCCGGAGCCGGTGGCGAGGGGGAAGAACAGGGGCAAGAGCTGGAGAGGATAGGTGGCCAGTTTCACGCAGGCAGCATGTTTTCGTTTGGCGTTTCGCAACGTGGCGCCAAGAAGCTCATCTACGATCGGTACGAGTACATAAAGGATCGCGAATTTCCGCTCTCCACCAATTGGCGGTGTGCCCTGTTTAAGCGTTACAATTGCCGTGCCCGGGCCATAACCAAG GTGGCTACCATGCGGCCATTTTCGGTATTACGAGACGAGGGCACCAGATGCTGCTGTACCGTGGGCATCGTTACGTGCGCGAGAAACAGAAGGGCGACATTTCGAACTGGAAGTGCTCGATGCATTCCAAGTATCACTGCAAGGCGCGTGCCGTCTCGCGCAAGCGCAATGGACGGGAAATGA
- the LOC120896666 gene encoding FLYWCH-type zinc finger-containing protein 1-like isoform X1, with the protein MSSATLANFSITQRGRPLLVHEGYSYIGNGAFADTVNWRCSMHRKSKCRAKAITMKQGGREYMKLSHPTHNHPPKAKQRHARPLPYVIEQAPFEAPIGLNDPIDDMISLSEDVPMLDFFSAIEDISGEGTIEFH; encoded by the coding sequence ATGAGCAGTGCAACGTTGGCTAACTTTAGCATAACGCAGCGTGGCCGTCCGCTGCTGGTGCACGAAGGCTACAGCTACATAGGTAATGGAGCGTTTGCGGACACAGTCAACTGGCGCTGCTCGATGCACCGGAAATCCAAGTGCAGGGCGAAGGCAATTACCATGAAGCAGGGTGGCCGGGAGTATATGAAGCTTTCGCATCCTACGCACAACCATCCACCCAAGGCGAAACAACGGCACGCTCGTCCCCTGCCATACGTCATTGAGCAGGCACCATTCGAAGCACCGATCGGTTTGAACGATCCGATCGACGATATGATCAGCCTGTCCGAAGACGTCCCGATGCTGGACTTTTTCTCCGCGATAGAGGATATCTCCGGGGAGGGAACGATCGAATTTCATTGA